The sequence below is a genomic window from Coffea arabica cultivar ET-39 chromosome 4c, Coffea Arabica ET-39 HiFi, whole genome shotgun sequence.
TAGCTTTTCCCAACAAACACATTAtttcttgtcattataatcttATCAAATTCGAATGATACTTTCACCCCAACTTTTCCAAGCAAAGCCACAGAAACAAGATTTGCCCGAATATTTGGAACATGCAACACATCATTAAGAGCCAAAGTATTTCCTGAAGTGAGTTTCAATAGTACTTTGCCCTTACCCAGAACTTTAGCAGTTCGTGAGTCTACAAGGTAGACTACTTTTTCATCATCCCCTATTGAAGTATAGGAGGAAAACGCTTCTCGATTTGCACATATGTGCCGAGTAGCCCCAGAGTCTACCACCCATTCTTTAACATTAGCTGCAATGTTCACTTGAGAGATGACTGCAGCAATTATTTCATCTCCTTCGGTTAAATTAACCTTAGGAGGATTACCATTTGCTTTGTCACCTTTATTGTATCTATACAAGGCAGCATAATGTTctgattttctacaataatggcaattgcctttctttttcttaaagttGGGAATATTAGGCTTGTAATTGGGATTTTTTGGTCTATTATACTGGGACTTATTGGCTTGAACATAGCTACAATACAcatcaaataattcatttaaaaGTGTTTGTAAAATAGTATTTCGACATACCTTATTGGCATATTTCCACGACTTTTGTATCTTGACATCTATGGTGGCAGCAGGTTGAGATTCCGTCAGTGCGTAGGCCACTCCATGTATGTCGAGTAGAGAGTAGACACGTTCTTGCCACCTTTTGAAGTTTTCGTCAACAAAAACCTCAATTCTAGAGACGTCAGGAAATGGCTTCGCAAAAGGTAGTGTCACTGCAACAGTTGCTGATGAAGACTGTGGGGTGCTAACATTGTCAGATGCCCTAGTTTCTTAGATTGTTGGATAAATGGCTACAACAATGTTAACACTATCTGCTTGAGTCGTGCATAGCActgtcctaagaaactatttcatgaaattgaaatatttttccaGGATTAAACAAGTCTTCTTCTATTTATTGCAAACAAGAAAGACAAACTTTCTACTTGTTGCAAACTAGAAGGACCAGAACTAGCAAATTAAAACCAGCAGATATATAAAAATGAGAACAGAATTATTAGGAAAATATCaactaacaaaaataaaagagagagagagagagggagagagagcagCTATCAAAAGATATCAACTGAAGCTGCTGGGGTGATTTTCTGAGGAGGGAATGGATCCTATTTATAGATTTTAGAGAGAGGTGCAACCTTTCTCACTTTCGATGTGGGACAAAAGACTGCAACTCTTCTCACTTCTCAATGTGGGACAGAGAAAATAATACTTCTCATTTttcgatgtgggacaaagaatatttttgaaatactaTATATTTTACAACAGTTAACACCTGCTGCTATTTTCCTGAGCCCGTCGTACTCCCCGGTTCTCGAAACAGTGCCACCACCTCCCTCAACCACCGCCAACCATCTCCCCCATCTGCAAATTTTTTGTTACAGGATTGGGATAGAGTCTGTTAATCTATGTCCCTAAAACAGTTGGATCAATCCCAAATGCCGGTGTCTACGGCTGACCTGGCTCCAAATgttccccaagaactcattatcGACGTACTCTTACGCCTCCCAGCAAAATCCGTCAGCAAATTCAGGTGCGTTTCGAAGTCATGGCGTTCTCTTCTCTCCGACTCTGTATTCATCAAAGCCTACCTCGATCTCCACCTCCATCACCCCCAAAAATTTATCCTCTCTTCTTCTGCTCCCACAGAAAAATCAACTTTGTCCACCCTATCTTTGAACCCCACTGGCAGCGCTGACAACGATGGCGTTTCAAAAAAGCTCACGCTTCTAGAGAACAAATTGACCGGCGCCACTATTATCGGTTCTTGCAATGGGTTggtcttagtttcaaaattcaaGAGGAGGAGTCCCGATACTAAGTACTATTTGATAAACCTCACAACCATGGAGCTCGTGGGAATACCCGCGAACCCTTTGGCTCCGTGGGCTCGTCGAGGTGGGATTGCTTTCGGTTATGATAGATCTAATGATGACTATAAAATCGTCATGTTTTTTGGGAGTGACAAGGTTAACAACGATGCTTATCTCGATGTTTTTAGTCTGAGGAGCGGAACTTGGAGGAGAATCGATGTTCTGTGTGATCGTCCTGCTGATGTTAAAGGGGTGTTTCTGAACGGTGTTGTACATTGGTTGGGGGAGTGTGATGGTTCACTGATTATGTCTTTCGATTTGAGTTCTGGGGAATTTAAGCCTCTGCCTGGGCCTTCTTCTCCTCCGGAAGATTCTTTTTTCGATCGTATTGAAGTTTTTGGTGGATGTCTAGCAGTGGTTGCCTTCACGGGTTATTCTACTGAAGTTTCGATGATGAATAGGGGTTTTTATATGGATGTTTGGATGATGAAGGAGTATGGTGTTCAAGAATCTTGGACCAAGTATAGACCTAATACGCACCCCGATACGTGTCTTTCTTTACCTGTTTGCCTATTGGGGGATGAT
It includes:
- the LOC113738970 gene encoding F-box/kelch-repeat protein At3g23880-like translates to MSLKQLDQSQMPVSTADLAPNVPQELIIDVLLRLPAKSVSKFRCVSKSWRSLLSDSVFIKAYLDLHLHHPQKFILSSSAPTEKSTLSTLSLNPTGSADNDGVSKKLTLLENKLTGATIIGSCNGLVLVSKFKRRSPDTKYYLINLTTMELVGIPANPLAPWARRGGIAFGYDRSNDDYKIVMFFGSDKVNNDAYLDVFSLRSGTWRRIDVLCDRPADVKGVFLNGVVHWLGECDGSLIMSFDLSSGEFKPLPGPSSPPEDSFFDRIEVFGGCLAVVAFTGYSTEVSMMNRGFYMDVWMMKEYGVQESWTKYRPNTHPDTCLSLPVCLLGDDDLVLHVHQSLHKLVVHSLTGESKRDMLVTGIGNAFRDVKGFCESVVSPILRKCPVL